Part of the Trichoderma asperellum chromosome 1, complete sequence genome is shown below.
GTATGGTCAAGGTTACCGGAGCCAAGGCTACTGGCAAAACCGTGTCTGTGGTTGTGCGTGGTGCCAACTCACTTATTCTGGCGGAAGCAGAGCGAAGTCTCCACGACGCTCTTTGTGTGCTCCGATGTCTGGTTAAGAAAAAGGCCTTgattgctggtggtggtgctcctgagattgagattgcCGCCCAGCTGTCTAAGCAGGCTCGCAGCCTGACAGGCACCgaggccatctgctggaAGGCCTTTGCGGATGCCATGGAGGTCATTCCCACAACACTGGCCGAGAACGCTGGTCTGAACAGCATCAAGGTCGTTACTGACCTGAGACATCGACACGAGATGGGAGAGAAGAACGCTGGTGTCAGCATCAAATCTGGAGGAGTCAACACCAATATCTCCAAGGAGAACGTATTGCAGCCGCTCTTGGTCAGCACAAGCGCTATTGAGCTGGCGGCCGAGACGGTGAAGATGATTTTGAGGATAGACGATATTGCTTTGTCAAGGTAGATAAAAAGTCAGCTTTCTAGCAGGATGCTGTAAGATAATATTTGAATTTCAAAGATGCAAATCTATTGCTTGCCATATCTCTGTAATGGTGTTTTCTTCTAAATTTTGTTAATCAATTGAGTCGATTCATAGATGCATCAATAACTTCCAATGGTGCCTGAGTCTGAGTGTGCCCCTTTCTAAAGTGCGCAGTCCCGTAGTTCGCGCCTTCCTCCTAAACGAGAACCAATCATCCCCCATAACTTGCTCAGAACGGTTCAGGTCTTAGCCCAGTTAATTTCTTCATATTCAAGTCTCTGGTGAGAATAATTAATCACATATTTTCTCTCGCTCCAAAAAGAAGATTTCAGTCAGACGTTCTCGCAATGGCGGGAAGAAATACTCGTCCTCGCTCCAGCGAGTCGTCTGGTCCTGGCGATGCTGCTTTGGAGGCGCAAACGCGGATTCTCAGAGTATGTCGATGGATTACCCATATCATTGCTAAAGAAacgagaaaagaacaaagcaTTGATACGATAAAGCTTAAGAAAGATCGAGATGAGAATATCAAGGCAGCGACAGCCGACTTTGATGCTGCGCTTGCGGAACTACGAGCAAAGGCCATTGCTTGGCAAGAAGACTTGCAACGCCAACGGTGAAGAAGCATGCATTTACCCTACGTCCTGAGCCAGGCTAACTGCTTGTTATAGTGAAGAGAGGCGGCAATACTGTTGTACAGAGATAACCCGGTTGATGGATAGAAGAGGGAATATCGAAGCTCAGATGGTGGAACTAGTAACCAACGCACAAAGAATGGTGGGCGATTTAGAAGATATGATGCTGGCTGGATATGAAGGGAGGGAGAATGATGCTGCAACAGCTTTAGAGAAGGTGATTATCCATCAGCATGGGTCATAAACAGGGCCATACATCCACCCAACAGCGGGAGTCGTATCACAATCTCAGCACTACCCGAGTTTGCATCGCGTTTGACAAAGTGATCGAATCGTTGAACAAGAGTGGAGAAGAATTGAGCGCCGTACTTTTGATCGTCTAGATATTCATAATGTACATAGTCCTACACCAAGCTGAAACCCTCAATATTACACGCTGAAACCGAAGCCCTGCATGCAACTCTTGTACTGGTCGACGAGGGATATGCAGTCGGCAGCAGGGTTTTTGGCTGTTGAGAAAAGCATGCACTCATCACGCTtcgccttttcttccttgcaTACGCAGCAAGGCTGCTCTAACATTAGTACTGGATGTTCCTCCATGCTAAAAATGAGACAAAACCGACCTTGGGCTTGGAAGCACTCTCGGACTTTGCGGGAGACGCAACAGGCGCAGAGGCcaaggcttttttttgtatggcaATTAGCTTTGTGCAGAGAGGACGTGGGAGCAACTTGACGTACAGAAAGTAGCAGGTTTGGCGTCCATGGTGCTCGTTGGTCGTAGCGCAATGGAATGTGTATGGTGGTTCTATAACAGTGAGGCCTGTTTCATcctaattcttttttatttgctCCCTCGAAGCATGGCGATGGATG
Proteins encoded:
- a CDS encoding uncharacterized protein (EggNog:ENOG41), with the protein product MAGRNTRPRSSESSGPGDAALEAQTRILRLKKDRDENIKAATADFDAALAELRAKAIAWQEDLQRQR